The Labeo rohita strain BAU-BD-2019 chromosome 10, IGBB_LRoh.1.0, whole genome shotgun sequence genomic interval catttgaacaacttaaatgtcagttttctcaatattttgatttttttttgcaccctcagattttagattttcaaatagttgcatctcaaaCATATatagtcctatcctaacaaacatacaccaatggaaagcttatttattcatctttcagatgatatataaatctcaatttcaaaaattgacacttatgactggttttggggttcagggtcacatttgaaggtttgtttgttgttttaagcATTACAGTTTCTaaaggtgtaaaaaaaaaattgtattataacTGGTTACAGTTGAaaagttaattttcataaatcatgttttttcattgtgcactCAGttcagttgggttattttaagtaaaaacgactcaaaaaatacagctaacataaaacaataaaaaaaaaaaaaaacatgatttttgaaaattgtaaaaaactgttattaaCTCTTCAACTATTCATGAGAtcatacaatgcattataagatgcattccaaagcataattaatgcattgaACCAacttttacagtgcattatgaATAGTGtttccaaaataatttttgtagtttatttcCCTTGTAATGTCTCTTCAGAGAACTGGTAATATAATGCACGAGTCAGACTACATTTATGATTacgttttgttattttaaagctGGATCGCAGCCGCTTTAACAGTTACTATATTGAAAGAGCAGCAGTAATTATGTTCCACTGAAAAACATGGCATTTGGGTTTTATAAAATGACACGAAggagagtaaatgacgacagtcttcatttttgggtgagctatgaCTTTAATCTCTGAGGAAACAACAGGCGTAAGGTtcatacactttattttttccgTCTTTTCCAATGGTTTACATGACTCTGTAGCAAAATACTGCAATATGAAATGATATTAAATGTATGCACTTAAGCAATAAATTAATAGACCTGTATAcaaataatttctaaatgatCTGGGCTCTCTGTAGTTCACTGTACTCAACACAGCAGGGAATACGATTATAAACACACAAGCTACAACAAATGAAACACAAGAACAAATATGCAGGACGTTATCATTTGAAATGTTCTTTAGCACGTGTCCTTTAAagtaatttcttatttaaatgagCTGGTGagttaaatggccaccaaagtGTAGTAACGTGTCGATCAACTCCACATTAAATAAGTCAGGCCCTCTTGTTTTCTCCTCTCAGGGTTGACTTTCAATTCGCCCTTGcgtctgaaaaacaaaaaaagaaaaggacaaTTACGCTTCGGAAAGGGACCGGCTCGTCAAATGTAAAGGAATCCCAATTCTTTACTAATTCAATAAGGAGACAAGAGTTTGACATAGAATAATAGTAAATACAATAGCGTTAAATTAAAATCTTGTGGAGTCGTAACATTTAAACCTTGAATCGATGGAAATTAAAAGGCAAAAAGGAAAGCATTACAAGCATAAGTTCCCATAAACAATACGACCTTTACAAGATTTCAAAAGGTTAAAAAAGAGAATCTGTTAGATGAAATTAAGACGGTTTACAGGTGAAGCTTTATCCACCGCTGTCAGTAGAAAATCAcacaatacaaatataaaaaagcactTCTCCAGCGCAGCGGCATCCAAGTACAAACCGGCTTTTAGCTCACGGACTACAGGGTATTACGGCTACAAGTAAAGAAAAGCAAGCATTACAGGTAAGATTAGATTAGAAGTGCATTATAAACGCTGGAAAGTCCAGAGAAAGCCGTATCCTTCAAAAAGTGAACGGTTAATTTTAATTCCGGCTCTCGTCATATTTAACCATTACTTGATTGGTGCCTGTAAAAAAATGGCAttacattataatgtattattacatAAGACCAATCCCAAGaagttttaggagaaacataaaaaagaagaaagaaatcaataaataaataaataaatagataaataaataaaatacacacgTAAGAAAAGTAAGAAGATAAAAGCTTGACGTgtcctttttatgtttttgtttttgttgctgtAGCTGTTTTGATTGTACAATTCGTATACAGGATGTTGGAAGACCATACCAAATGGGAGCATTCGAGAGCGTACGCCTCTCGTACCCTGTCCGCATTGAGCGGGCCTGAGACAATCGGGAAGTCAGCTCATGGCCTGCAAGGAAGTCCCCGCTGGCAGGTACAAACAAGGTATATGTCAGAGTTAGGAGACAACATTCTTCGGTTTTCTTTCCTTGTAATTCCTTATTTTCTGGTACCCATTTAGCAGTACTGTACCTGTTAATTTTTACACTTAAACAAAATGGCAAAGAAACAGCCAAAAGCCAGCTGTTACATTACTGCCAACATAGTCTCTATGTTACCACTACTGTAAAGCACTTCAGGGTGCTGtgaaactttaaaggagaacaaaaattaagcaatgtacattgcaaaaaaattagaattgatTTACACGCTAAGGGTGCGTCGGCGTGAGCCGCGCCACAACATACCTGCAACGCGTTTCTCGCTAATACGGCTTGTAACTGTTTTGATGGCCGCCTCGCCTCGGGGATTTGCCGTAGCCGCTCTGCTGATCTAGAGTTAGgagcacaaaacacaaacaacgCAGGTGTCTACGGTTAAACGTGTTGGCACACGGTCGCTCGAGAAAGGCGGAAAACAGTACAACCTTAGCAATTTGGGTTTCGGAGGCCAATTTTCGGAGACACTTGCGGGATACTTACGTTAAGCGTATTCAAACATTCGTTCAAAATACTGTATTCTGCAAATATGGTGAGAGACAAGGATCTGTGGCGTTAGTGACTGTTTGGaaactgtttattattttctaaaaacgaCCAGCGGTCATTTCTTGCATGGCCTACAGATTTACACGTCCAATGGATTCAAAGGCACTTTGACAAAATGGGTTTTGAAGCTAAGACATCCCTTTCTATATTTAGCACCATAGTTATTATAATACATATGTACAGTATAGCTTTGTGCAAGCAAGCCTTCCCTGTAAGACAAAAAGCAACTGCAGCAATGTTCTAgagtttttctttgtttgtttgtttttttttctctctctcgaAGCGTAAGGCATGTATGATACAAGCATGTGCATTCTGCTCAGATAATTTAGTGCACAACTGTCATAGTCCGGGTCGAGTACCGACAATCCACGATACAATATATCCTTAGTTTTTTCATCTCTGCGTTCACAAACAGTATTACATACTGCTGTAGTCACCATATCCGTAGTAGTTGTTGTAACCCGAGTAATCATAGCCCCCGTATCCACCATAGCCTTGATTGTTGTAGCCATAGTTCCCGTAATTTCCATAACCTTGATTCCAGTAATTTCCGTATCCCTGGTTCCAATTCTGATTGGGACCTGCAACAGACACAGAATGCATTTCGCCGTTAATAACTGACGTTCACAATGAAATTTAACATGAATGTGGTCTGGCATATCAAATATAATGCAGAAAACAAATGTAAGAACGTAAAATTAACATGCaatgaaatttcaaaaaattccAACTGTTCACAAACGAATTCCCagaaatattaaaggagaagtccacttccaaaacaaagattcacaaataatgtactcacccccttgtcatccaagatgttcatgtcttttctttttatttcaggatttttctccatataatggactgatatggtgccctgattttgaactttcaaaatacagtttaaatgtggcttcaaacgatcacaaatgcgggtgtaaacgatcccagctgagaaagaagggtcttctctagcgaaacgatctgttattttcattttaaaaatacaatttaaatactttttaatctcaaacgctcgtcttgtcttactctccctgaactctgtgtattctgactcaagacagtgtatgtcgaaaaactccagtcgtattttctccctcaacttcaaaaaccatttcaaaatcatcctacatcgctgcagaagtaccgacccagtctttgcaaagtgaacatgaaaagaagatcaaacacccttaacaaaaaaggtaaaacaagatgggagtttttcgacatacactaactgtcatgaatcagaataaacagttcagggagagcaagagaagacgagcgtttgacattaaaaagtatataaattgcattatttttatgaaaataactgatcgtttcactagataagatccttcttcctctgctgggatcatttgaagccgcatttaaactgcattttggaagttcaaactcggggcactatatcagtccattatatggagaaaaatcctgaaatgttttcctcaaaaaacaatttctttacaactgaagaaagaaagacatgaacatcttgaatgacaagagggtaaaattatctgtaaatgtttgttaagTGAACTTCTTAATGTTCAAAATGCCACGtacagaaatgttttctgttctgttcttaATTGTATTTAGAgaattttttgccattttatggATCATACTGGAAAAACACTTCATGTCCCAGAATGCTCCGGTTTACTCAGTATATAACTATTCAAAAagattttatgttattttgatGTTTCAGGTGATATGTATCTAATaacttgagaaaaacatttatccAACATATCAGCCACTACCATAAGTAGTCCAAATTATGtaactgacccttcgcaaaaaaGTTACTACCCTTTCTTAGTTGCTACAAATTATCTTCCTCACACaccaaagaggaaactgacaacaagccgacagacaagacagagcaggttacttccgTTTGAAACGAGGTCTCAGCTGAAaatttcaaacaataaatagcGTTTTGTGGCtgtttaatgtgtcgtgacagatcgctgtattgccttattagattaACTGACATGTGAACCGATTGTcttatttacttaaagcacgaagtaaacataaaaaaaaacattagaacacattttatttcaaccgtGGTAAGACATTaatacacaatttttcaagtttgaATCTAcagaagttaatctactctcctgatttgtttgtcgggaCAAAATAGCAGATTCAGCGTTCTGATTGGTCatatcgcctgtcaatcaagccgTTTCCGAAAGgtcagttattttttgtttgcgaaattttgaatttctttgaactgtaattcaataaattctttttcCAATTCAACATTCCAAATTCCAACTGAGCAATTCTTACATTCTATTTTGCCCCGCTCTACCAAAGGGTTAATGTGGgtgttatttattgtgttttatttcatcGAATGTTAATGTTTAGTTCAGACGCACCTCCTCTCCCTCTGGCTCTGCCGGAGTATCCTCCTCTTCCGCcccactgctgctgctgttggtacTGCTCCTTTGACATGGCCACCTTGATCTCACACTGCACACACGATGACAGATTCCACATTACTTTCAGAAAGCTGTCAAGAgcatttcaccccaaaataaacattacatgtCACTATAAAGCCTGACTACTGATTCTTGGTTCTCACATCTGGATCATGGACTCATTCAGTTTTTCCAGAATTTCCCCTTAAGTATCAATAAAAGAGTCTgcaaatatttctatataatttaACAGCTGTACagagaaaacatgaaaacaacttCAGCAAGTCACCATTCGTGGGATCAGAACATCCTGTAGTTccaaataaaaagagaaaataaccaaataaagcAGTACCTTTGATCTCTTAAGTATTTAATTCATTGCATTAtccaaaaacatgtatttccACATGGTAATCTAGTAAACAAGTCATTTCAGCCAAAACAAGACTGTGATATGTACCATTACAGCGATATAGTTAAGAATAAGGGAATGAACTAAGTTTaagaaatgatttaaataaaacaagggaagaaattaatattaaataaattattaataaaagtattttgtgGGCACAACATCTAATGTTTTTTCCTTCATGTTATATGCAGGTCTTTACAGTTTATAATAAAGTTGTtccaaaacatacattttctcACTAAGtctataaaacaacaaatatgtGAACATACTTCATTCTAATGCAATTATCACAGAAactgttattgttttaaaataacgatgttttataacatttacgATTTAGCGTTGTTACAAAACTGTACCTTGCTTAAACCGATGTTGTGGTACTTCTTCTCCATAATTTTCTTTACTGGCTCCTCctctttaaatgttataaaacaaaaacctcgtcttttatttgttttattctccATTGGCAGCTCAATGGATTCCACCTGAGGAAATACAGACATGTAAATCATGGTGTTTAATCACATACACATATATGACAAGCGTCTATCAATTGTCCACTTTCTCCGTACCTCTCCATAGGCGTCAAAGTACTCTCTGATCTTCTCTTCTGGAGTATCTGGTGAAAGACCTCCTACGAATATCTTCTTCACAGGCTCTTTAGACTTCATTGCCTTTGCTTTTTTAGGGTCAATCGCTTTTCCATTCAGTTTGTGCTCCTTTTGTGAGATCACCTTTGACCAGGAACAGACGCACGTCAAGATTTGACTGAATCGGTCAACTCGAAAGGCacacaaatcacacacaaaAATCTCTCTGGCAAGATACCTTTTCCACACTTTCAGCATCTTTGAACAGAACAAAGCCAAATCCTCTGGACCGGCCCGTCAAAGGATCCAGTTTCAAGGTGCAGTCGACCACCTCTCCAAATTTAGTGAAGTAATCTTTCAGGTCTTTCTTCGTCGTGTCCCAACTTAACCCTCCAACAAACATTttcctaaaaacaaaaagactgaTGTGAGAACAGGAGCCGGCTGCATAAAAggttaagactagtcttaaaagttaCTCAGCTAAAAATTTTTTGATAGATTAGTACAAGCTGAATccaaaaataagactgattactATTTGATTACCCTTTAACTGGTCAGACTAGTACTTAAGACACTGTTTTAACATAGAGGCAAGTTGGTGGAAAACATTATGGTGATGTATGTCAGCTAAAAACCATTTTAGGTCAAGTACTGCTTGCCAAAAGACCTATATAAGACCAATTAAAGAATGTAAATGTGTAAGGAAAACACATTATACTAACAGTACAACATACAACCaatcttttactttttaaataattatacaaaaaaaaaaagattaacttCTACAACATGGAAATATCTTTTACTGTATCTTCTGATCGCACTACACAAAAGTGATACTccatctcagtatttttgccttgtttttccaatgcaaatgtctacactgtgtgcagaattattaggcatgttgatattctggtcatattttttttttcaaacacattttaccaattccaaaccacatcagtcttaacaactactgttaattttgtatttaatcatttgtaagtgatatataactgtctgtgaaggctggaagtgaaaaactccttatattcaggtgtgcagaattattaggcatgttttcttttacagataaaatgagccaaaaaacagatttaacccagactgaaaagtccaaattattaaatgcccatgagaagaatgcaatactaatgcattacaagaatttgcaaagttaaggcttgaccattggacagcgaaatgcttgttgagtctgcatggtcagaaaaaacaggtggagaagaaaagatgcatgttaactgcaaaagaattaggaattaaggtgaagaattaggtgtgacaccatcaggaaccatttagtctccagcgccaccattttccagaactgcaacctacctggagtcttcagaagtgcaatgtgtcaggttctcagagactttgcttggtaaaaaatcctaaaaaatgcccctgacttaataagaataacaagctgacgtgttgtgaaatacatgaagacagttttttttttaataggctttatagacagataagttgagagtgactcttgaaggacaagcatcacatcctcttgtacctctgattcaagaatttatcttccaaaatctggcagtaagttttgggagttcatgtttagtctcctatcctgaaaagtctgacttgcagagatggactaaaattaactcccaaaacttactgccagattctggaagataaattcttgaatcagaggtacaaaaGAATGttatgcttgtccttcaagagtcactcttcaagagcttgttattcttattaagtcaggggcattttttaggattttttaggtctctgagaacctgacacattgtacttctgaagactccatgtaggttgcagttctggaaaatggtggcgctggagacctggaaacggttcctgatggtgtcacacctaattcttccccttaattcctaattcttttgcatttaacatgcatcttttcttctccacctgttttttctgaccatgcagactcaacaagcatttcgctgtccaatggtcaagccttaacttatgcattagtattgcattctccaataatttggacttttcagtctgggttaaatatcttttttggctcattttatctgtaaaaaaaaacatgcctaataattctgcacacctgaatataaggagtttttcacttccagccttcacggacagttatagatcacttacaaatgattaaatacaaaattaattaagTAGTTATTAaaactgatgtgg includes:
- the hnrnpd gene encoding heterogeneous nuclear ribonucleoprotein D0 isoform X2, producing MSEEQILGEDPMMMKMEENDGEGFGEEDISGADDGGQGEAEGSKIDASKNEEDEGKMFVGGLSWDTTKKDLKDYFTKFGEVVDCTLKLDPLTGRSRGFGFVLFKDAESVEKVISQKEHKLNGKAIDPKKAKAMKSKEPVKKIFVGGLSPDTPEEKIREYFDAYGEVESIELPMENKTNKRRGFCFITFKEEEPVKKIMEKKYHNIGLSKCEIKVAMSKEQYQQQQQWGGRGGYSGRARGRGGPNQNWNQGYGNYWNQGYGNYGNYGYNNQGYGGYGGYDYSGYNNYYGYDQQSGYGKSPRRGGHQNSYKPY
- the hnrnpd gene encoding heterogeneous nuclear ribonucleoprotein D0 isoform X1 — its product is MSEEQILGEDPMMMKMEENDGEGFGEEDISGADDGGQGEAEGSKIDASKNEEDEGKMFVGGLSWDTTKKDLKDYFTKFGEVVDCTLKLDPLTGRSRGFGFVLFKDAESVEKVISQKEHKLNGKAIDPKKAKAMKSKEPVKKIFVGGLSPDTPEEKIREYFDAYGEVESIELPMENKTNKRRGFCFITFKEEEPVKKIMEKKYHNIGLSKCEIKVAMSKEQYQQQQQWGGRGGYSGRARGRGGPNQNWNQGYGNYWNQGYGNYGNYGYNNQGYGGYGGYDYSGYNNYYGYGDYSNQQSGYGKSPRRGGHQNSYKPY
- the hnrnpd gene encoding heterogeneous nuclear ribonucleoprotein D0 isoform X3, whose amino-acid sequence is MSEEQILGEDPMMMKMEENDGEGFGEEDISGADDGGQGEAEGSKIDASKNEEDEGKMFVGGLSWDTTKKDLKDYFTKFGEVVDCTLKLDPLTGRSRGFGFVLFKDAESVEKVISQKEHKLNGKAIDPKKAKAMKSKEPVKKIFVGGLSPDTPEEKIREYFDAYGEVESIELPMENKTNKRRGFCFITFKEEEPVKKIMEKKYHNIGLSKCEIKVAMSKEQYQQQQQWGGRGGYSGRARGRGGPNQNWNQGYGNYWNQGYGNYGNYGYNNQGYGGYGGYDYSGYNNYYGYDARAN